From the genome of Solidesulfovibrio carbinolicus, one region includes:
- a CDS encoding YbjQ family protein, translating into MLSLFTGSDKKIRERHEELKKGARLKNAKELFFSGKFPVVTTPGLEGRKIRRVLGLVSGRGFDSECAFYGLTASALDIGADAIIGYQENVAFHPDGSRYFSCYGTAVILEKLPSVKTEAKPQTVKSFMH; encoded by the coding sequence ATGCTTTCCCTCTTCACCGGCTCAGACAAGAAAATCCGTGAACGCCATGAAGAACTCAAGAAGGGCGCGCGGCTCAAAAACGCCAAGGAACTCTTTTTCAGCGGCAAGTTTCCGGTGGTAACCACCCCCGGACTTGAAGGCCGCAAGATCCGGCGGGTTCTTGGCCTGGTCAGCGGCCGGGGCTTCGACTCCGAGTGCGCTTTCTATGGCCTCACGGCCAGCGCCCTGGACATCGGGGCCGACGCCATCATCGGCTACCAGGAAAACGTGGCTTTCCATCCCGACGGCTCACGCTATTTTTCCTGCTACGGCACGGCCGTGATCCTCGAAAAGCTGCCCTCGGTCAAAACCGAGGCCAAACCCCAAACCGTCAAGTCGTTCATGCACTGA
- a CDS encoding GGDEF domain-containing protein: MSTPIDDTAVAAKALELERFLPEGRRDEFRRLIETLAEAAACRESQTAEIGELRGQVRRQGARVVRMQEIFRANDQAFATFRSAMLLSRRLRRMADLPDMLAELSRTMGVAALTCLLSREQFAAYVPPGFPCPTAKALGAAVNALPRGTDPRRVYVGPLAALPRPDFFFDPAILADQPKLRDGSCFIAPLADKYQPKRRIGVLAMADVDPSRYTPSKGTDFLEHFCEVLAGDLLHVKIHEELARQRESDELTGIPNRAFLRRHGPALLSLSARREAPVALLFCDLDRFKAVNDTFGHEAGDLVLGDVARAMAARVRVYDLLARLGGDEFVVVMPDAGADEAAVMAERIRDCVAEVAAERGLPGLSVSIGVALHVPGQDIDDLVRAADAAMYREKRAPAIE, encoded by the coding sequence ATGAGCACCCCCATCGACGATACCGCCGTCGCCGCCAAGGCCCTGGAACTGGAGCGTTTCCTTCCCGAAGGCCGGCGCGACGAATTTCGCCGTCTCATCGAGACCCTGGCCGAGGCCGCCGCTTGCCGGGAAAGCCAGACCGCCGAGATCGGAGAACTGCGCGGCCAGGTCCGCCGACAGGGCGCCCGGGTCGTGCGGATGCAGGAAATCTTTCGGGCCAACGACCAGGCCTTCGCCACTTTCCGCTCGGCCATGCTCCTGTCGCGGCGGCTGCGACGCATGGCCGATCTGCCCGACATGCTGGCGGAATTGTCCCGTACCATGGGGGTCGCGGCCCTGACCTGCCTGCTTTCCCGGGAACAATTCGCCGCCTACGTGCCTCCGGGATTCCCCTGCCCGACGGCCAAGGCCCTGGGCGCGGCCGTAAACGCCCTGCCCCGGGGAACCGATCCCCGCCGGGTCTACGTCGGCCCCCTGGCCGCCCTGCCCCGGCCGGATTTCTTTTTCGATCCGGCCATTCTGGCCGATCAGCCCAAACTCCGGGACGGCTCGTGCTTCATCGCGCCCTTGGCCGACAAGTATCAGCCCAAGCGCCGCATCGGCGTCCTGGCCATGGCCGACGTCGATCCCTCGCGCTACACGCCGTCGAAAGGGACGGATTTCCTGGAGCATTTCTGCGAGGTTTTGGCCGGCGATCTGCTCCACGTCAAGATCCATGAGGAATTGGCCCGGCAGCGCGAGTCCGACGAACTGACCGGCATCCCCAACCGGGCCTTCCTGCGTCGCCACGGGCCGGCGCTACTCAGCCTGTCCGCACGCCGGGAAGCGCCGGTGGCCCTGCTCTTTTGCGACCTCGACCGGTTCAAGGCCGTCAACGACACCTTCGGCCACGAGGCCGGCGACTTGGTCCTTGGCGACGTGGCCCGGGCCATGGCCGCCCGGGTCCGGGTCTATGACCTGCTGGCCCGGCTTGGCGGCGACGAATTCGTGGTGGTCATGCCCGACGCCGGAGCCGACGAGGCCGCCGTCATGGCCGAACGCATCCGGGACTGCGTGGCCGAGGTGGCCGCCGAGCGCGGCCTGCCGGGCCTGTCCGTGTCCATCGGCGTGGCCTTGCATGTCCCGGGCCAGGACATCGACGACCTCGTGCGGGCCGCCGACGCCGCCATGTATCGGGAAAAACGCGCGCCGGCCATCGAATGA
- a CDS encoding glycosyltransferase family 9 protein has translation MNIVLQNLTRFGDLLQSQPAVSELAAAGNVVSLACLENFAGAAGLLADVSEVFPLPGAKFLASLDLDWKLALATVADFADTVATRARPDCVVNLTAALPARLMARRLCGEAVRGFTLDPFGYRHESNLWAAFLEASSTRRELCPFNIVDVFRKAAGVGQGPGRFALRRPDAAAAEEAAALFAGAGPGDEVLVVGFQLGASASARQWPVERFARLAARLHEKRGILAVVVGAASEKPLAARFREIFDGPCLDLSGATSLPTLAAVVARLGLLVTNDTGTLHLAAGLGVPSVTLFLATAQPFDTGPYLEGCLCLEPDMPCHPCSFRQACPRGHACLDAIDPEAVAEAVLAWVRDGRFPAGVYPGARAWLSARDAEGFMDLVSLSGHETTPRAVWLRCQRHVLRQFLDDVPPVPPARPLLPLPEVERQELSRLLAQSIDLLRLVEGQAGLAMRNPAMKKRFLASYNRLAGLWSASPYLATLAQLWQRQAQEEAVDIDGLVARIRRYGACAAAFAAILRG, from the coding sequence ATGAACATCGTGTTGCAAAACCTCACCCGCTTTGGCGATTTGCTCCAATCCCAGCCGGCCGTCAGCGAACTTGCCGCCGCCGGCAATGTCGTCTCCCTGGCCTGTCTGGAAAATTTTGCCGGCGCGGCCGGGTTGCTGGCTGACGTCTCGGAAGTTTTTCCCCTGCCCGGGGCGAAATTTCTCGCCAGCCTTGATCTCGATTGGAAGCTGGCCCTGGCGACGGTGGCCGACTTCGCGGATACGGTGGCGACCCGAGCCCGGCCGGACTGCGTGGTCAACCTGACGGCGGCCCTGCCGGCCAGGCTCATGGCCCGGCGACTGTGCGGCGAGGCCGTGCGCGGTTTTACCCTGGACCCTTTCGGCTATCGCCACGAATCCAACCTGTGGGCCGCGTTTCTGGAGGCGTCATCGACCCGGCGCGAGCTGTGTCCATTTAATATCGTGGACGTTTTCCGCAAGGCCGCAGGCGTGGGCCAGGGGCCGGGACGTTTTGCCCTGCGCCGGCCGGACGCGGCGGCGGCCGAGGAAGCGGCGGCGCTTTTCGCCGGGGCCGGGCCTGGCGACGAGGTGTTGGTCGTGGGGTTCCAGCTCGGGGCCAGCGCGTCGGCCCGGCAGTGGCCGGTGGAGCGTTTTGCCCGGCTGGCGGCACGGCTCCACGAAAAGCGCGGCATTTTGGCCGTGGTCGTGGGCGCGGCCTCGGAAAAACCCCTGGCGGCCCGTTTTCGCGAGATATTCGATGGCCCCTGCCTGGACTTGTCCGGGGCAACCTCGCTGCCGACGCTGGCGGCGGTGGTGGCCCGGCTGGGGCTGCTTGTCACCAACGACACCGGCACGCTCCACCTGGCCGCCGGCCTGGGCGTGCCCAGCGTGACCCTGTTTTTGGCCACGGCCCAGCCCTTCGATACCGGCCCCTATTTGGAGGGCTGTCTGTGTCTGGAGCCGGACATGCCGTGCCATCCCTGCTCGTTTCGTCAGGCTTGCCCCCGCGGCCACGCCTGCCTGGACGCCATTGATCCCGAGGCCGTGGCCGAGGCCGTCCTCGCCTGGGTCCGGGACGGGCGTTTCCCGGCCGGGGTCTATCCCGGCGCCCGGGCCTGGCTGTCCGCGCGGGATGCCGAGGGGTTCATGGACCTCGTTTCGCTCTCCGGCCACGAAACCACTCCCCGGGCCGTGTGGCTGCGTTGTCAGCGGCATGTCCTTCGTCAATTCCTTGACGATGTTCCCCCTGTTCCGCCGGCCAGGCCGCTGCTGCCGCTGCCCGAGGTCGAGCGCCAGGAATTGTCGCGGCTGTTGGCGCAATCCATCGATCTGCTGCGCCTGGTCGAGGGCCAAGCCGGGCTGGCCATGCGCAATCCGGCCATGAAGAAGCGCTTTCTTGCCAGCTACAACCGCCTGGCCGGCCTGTGGTCGGCTTCGCCTTACCTGGCGACCCTGGCCCAGCTGTGGCAACGCCAGGCCCAGGAGGAAGCCGTGGACATCGACGGGCTTGTGGCGCGCATTCGCCGCTACGGAGCCTGCGCGGCGGCTTTTGCGGCCATCCTTCGGGGCTGA